One window of the Enterobacter huaxiensis genome contains the following:
- the rpsT gene encoding 30S ribosomal protein S20: protein MANIKSAKKRAVQSEKARKHNASRRSMMRTFIKKVYAAIEAGDKAAAQNAFNEMQPIVDRQAAKGLIHKNKAARHKANLTAQISKLA, encoded by the coding sequence TCAGCTAAGAAACGTGCCGTACAGTCTGAGAAGGCTCGTAAGCACAACGCAAGCCGTCGCTCTATGATGCGTACCTTCATCAAGAAAGTATACGCAGCAATCGAAGCTGGCGACAAAGCTGCAGCGCAGAACGCATTTAACGAAATGCAACCAATCGTGGATCGTCAGGCTGCTAAAGGTCTGATCCACAAAAACAAAGCAGCGCGTCATAAAGCAAACCTGACCGCGCAGATCAGCAAACTGGCTTAA
- the nhaR gene encoding transcriptional activator NhaR, with amino-acid sequence MSHLNYNHLYYFWHVYKQGSVVGAAEALYLTPQTITGQIKALEERLQGKLFKRKGRGIEPSELGELVFRYADKMFTLSQEMLDIVNYRKESNLLFDVGVADALSKRLVSGVLDAAVVEDEQIHLRCFESTHEMLLEQLSQHKLDMIISDCPIDSTQQEGLFSVKIGECGVSFWCINPPPEKPFPACLEERRLLVPGRRSMLGRKLLNWFNSQGLKVEILGEFDDAALMKAFGEAHNAIFVAPTLYAHDLYSDDKITEIGRVDNVMEEYHAIFAERMIQHPAVQRICNRDYSALFTPPAI; translated from the coding sequence ATGTCTCATTTGAATTACAACCATCTTTACTACTTCTGGCACGTCTATAAGCAGGGCTCGGTTGTCGGTGCGGCAGAGGCGCTCTACCTGACGCCGCAAACCATCACCGGGCAAATCAAGGCGCTGGAAGAGCGCCTGCAGGGCAAGCTGTTCAAGCGCAAAGGGCGCGGCATTGAGCCAAGCGAGCTGGGCGAGCTGGTGTTCCGCTACGCGGACAAGATGTTCACCCTGAGCCAGGAGATGCTGGATATCGTCAACTATCGCAAAGAGTCGAACCTGCTCTTTGACGTGGGCGTGGCGGATGCGCTGTCAAAACGACTGGTGAGCGGCGTGCTGGATGCTGCCGTGGTTGAGGATGAGCAAATTCATCTGCGCTGCTTTGAATCCACTCACGAGATGCTGCTGGAGCAGCTAAGCCAGCATAAGCTGGACATGATTATCTCGGATTGCCCAATCGACTCCACGCAGCAGGAAGGCCTGTTCTCGGTGAAAATTGGCGAATGTGGCGTGAGCTTCTGGTGCATAAACCCGCCGCCGGAAAAACCGTTCCCCGCGTGCCTTGAAGAGCGCCGTCTGCTGGTGCCGGGAAGGCGCTCCATGCTCGGCCGCAAGCTGCTGAACTGGTTTAACTCACAGGGGCTGAAGGTCGAAATTCTCGGCGAATTCGACGATGCGGCGCTGATGAAAGCCTTTGGCGAAGCGCATAACGCCATCTTCGTTGCGCCAACGCTGTACGCGCACGATCTTTATTCGGACGACAAGATTACGGAGATAGGCAGGGTAGATAACGTGATGGAGGAGTATCACGCGATATTTGCTGAACGAATGATTCAGCATCCGGCGGTGCAGCGAATCTGTAACCGCGACTACTCGGCGCTGTTTACGCCACCGGCAATCTGA
- the nhaA gene encoding Na+/H+ antiporter NhaA, with amino-acid sequence MKLLHRFFSSEASGGVILIIAAAAAMVLANLGITRDLYHAFLETPVELKVGALEINKNMLLWINDALMAVFFLLVGLEVKRELVLGSLASRQRAAFPVIAALGGMVVPALLFLAFTWQDPVARHGWAIPAATDIAFALGVLALLGSRVPVALKIFLMALAIIDDLGAIVIIALFYTSELSILSLSVAAGAIAVLALLNIFNVRRIGIYVLVGMILWTAVLKSGVHATLAGVIVGFFVPLKQQDGESPAKQLEHVLHPWVAFMILPLFAFANAGVSLGGVTLDGLTSVLPLGIVAGLFIGKPLGISLFCWLALKLKLASLPHGTTFKQIMAVGVLCGIGFTMSIFISTLAFGAHAPELIVWAKLGILIGSLLAAVVGYTLLKVKLSGQAVQA; translated from the coding sequence GTGAAACTACTACACCGTTTCTTTAGCAGTGAAGCGTCCGGCGGCGTGATTTTGATTATCGCCGCTGCGGCCGCGATGGTGCTGGCAAACCTGGGCATCACCCGCGATCTCTACCACGCCTTTCTGGAAACGCCCGTTGAGCTGAAAGTGGGCGCGCTGGAAATTAATAAGAACATGCTGCTGTGGATCAACGATGCGCTGATGGCGGTGTTCTTCCTGCTGGTAGGGCTTGAGGTGAAGCGCGAGCTGGTGCTGGGCTCGTTAGCCAGCCGTCAGCGTGCGGCGTTCCCGGTGATTGCCGCGCTGGGGGGAATGGTCGTCCCGGCGCTGCTCTTCCTGGCCTTTACCTGGCAGGATCCGGTGGCGCGCCACGGCTGGGCGATCCCGGCCGCAACGGATATTGCCTTTGCGCTTGGGGTGCTGGCACTGCTGGGCAGCCGCGTGCCGGTGGCGCTGAAAATTTTCCTGATGGCGCTGGCGATCATTGATGACCTCGGCGCTATCGTGATTATCGCGCTTTTTTACACCAGCGAGCTGTCGATACTGTCGCTGAGCGTGGCGGCTGGCGCTATTGCAGTACTGGCATTACTGAATATTTTCAACGTACGACGTATCGGAATATACGTCCTGGTGGGCATGATCCTGTGGACGGCGGTGCTGAAGTCGGGCGTGCACGCTACGCTTGCTGGCGTGATTGTCGGCTTCTTCGTGCCGCTTAAGCAGCAGGACGGCGAGTCTCCAGCCAAACAGCTGGAACATGTGCTGCATCCGTGGGTCGCCTTTATGATCCTGCCGCTGTTTGCTTTCGCCAACGCGGGTGTTTCCCTCGGAGGCGTTACGCTCGATGGACTGACGTCCGTGCTGCCGCTGGGCATCGTTGCCGGGCTGTTCATCGGTAAGCCGCTGGGCATTAGCCTTTTTTGCTGGCTGGCGCTGAAGCTGAAGCTGGCGTCGTTACCGCATGGGACCACGTTTAAGCAGATTATGGCCGTAGGCGTGTTGTGCGGAATTGGCTTTACGATGTCGATCTTTATCTCGACGCTGGCGTTTGGCGCGCATGCGCCTGAGCTTATCGTCTGGGCCAAGCTCGGCATTCTTATCGGGTCATTACTGGCTGCGGTGGTGGGTTACACCTTGTTAAAGGTGAAATTGTCAGGACAGGCCGTCCAGGCATAA